The following nucleotide sequence is from Lacinutrix sp. Hel_I_90.
GATTGCGAATTTGAGGTGGTCAATCAAGTTGCTGGCATACGGCCAACAGTTAAAGACAGGAGAGCGTTAGTAGGAACACATCAAAATTATAAAAAATATCACGTGCTCAATGGCTTAGGTACTCGTGGGGTAATGATTGCACCATATGTTGCGAAACAACTCTATGAGTTAGTTGAACATAATACACCAATAGAAGCTGATATTGACAGCAATCGTTTCGATAGCCTTTAAGTTTAATGTTCCCTTATAAGACGGACTGCTTTCTCAAGCAAAGCAGAGGTCGTTTATAGTTAAGGATGAAAAAGGTATTTTTTTGTGCGCGGCTTAGGTGAAAAAAAGATACAGTGTAAAGGCTGACTTGCAGGTGACACCAAAATAATCTAAGGTTTTGCCCTAGATTTATCGTAGTTAATAAAAAGATTAATCCAGATATTACGTGAAATTCTAACAATTATTGGGTAGAAAATAAGCATCACCGTAACAATAGAAATAAAACCAACGGTGAGTGTGCTCCCAATAAAGAAATAACTAATAACAAAGGCCGCAACAGCGAAAGCAATGCCAACACCATAACTCACATACATTGAGCCATAGAAAAACGAAGGTTCTATTTTATATTTCGTATTGCAATTAGAGCAACGTTCATGCATTTCAAAAAGCTGAGACAGTGCAAATGGGTTTTTATTAATGTACATAGATTCTTCATGGCATTTAGGACAAACACCTGTAATTATACTATATAATTTTGAGCCTTTTTTAAACATATAATTTAATGTACTTTTGCATTTTATAATAAGATACAAAAATAAGTTTTAATAGTTTAAAACTTAATAACATTAGTCACCTTTCTATGCTTAACATTCATAATTTATCCATTTCCTTTCAAGGCGAATTTTTATTTGAAGACATCACATTCAAGTTAGGTAATGGTGACCGTATTGGTCTTATAGGTAAAAACGGCGCTGGAAAATCGACGATGTTAAAAATCCTTTCTAAGGAATTAGAACCAGATACAGGGCAAATTGCTTCGGATAAAGAATTGAAAATCGGATTTCTTAAACAAGATATCGATTTTGTTTTAGGACGTACTGTTTTAGACGAGTCTTATCAGGCTTTTACCGAAATAAAGGCCCTTGAAGCACAAATGGATACTATTAATCACCAATTGGCCGAGCGCACAGATTACGAAAGTGAAGGGTATAATCAATTAATGATTGACCTCAATGAGGTACAGCACCAATATGAGATTGTAGGTGGTTATAATTACAAAGGAGAAACAGAAAAAATACTACAAGGTTTAGGTTTTAAACGCGAACAGTTTAATAATTTAACCGATACCTTTTCTGGTGGTTGGCGTATGCGTATTGAGCTAGCAAAATTATTATTACAAAATAATGATGTACTATTACTGGATGAGCCTACAAACCACCTGGATATTGAATCGATTATCTGGTTGGAAGGCTTTTTGAAGAATTATTTTGGTGCGGTAGTGATTGTGTCACACGATAAAATGTTTTTAGATAACGTGACGAATCGTACGATTGAAATTTCATTAGGACGAATTTATGATTACCCTAAACCTTATACAAAATATCTGGTTCTTCGAGAAGAATTGAGAACTCAACAATTGGCTTCTCAGAAAAACCAGCAGAAGCAAATTGAACAGACCGAAAAACTCATAGAAAAGTTTAGAGCCAAAGCGAGCAAGGCAACCATGGCTCAATCACTTATTAAAAAATTAGACAAAATAGATCGTATTGAAGTTGATGAAGATGACAATAGTGTGATGACTTTAAATTTTCCTGTATCTATTACTCCAGGTAAAATAGTGGTAGAAACCAATGGCGTTTCTAAAAATTATGGAGACAATCAAGTGTTATCTAACATCGATTTATTAATTGAACGGGATGCAAAAACCGCGTTTGTTGGACAAAACGGACAAGGGAAATCGACTTTAGCAAAAATTTTAGTGGGCGACTTGAAGCATGACGGTCATTT
It contains:
- a CDS encoding DUF983 domain-containing protein, translating into MFKKGSKLYSIITGVCPKCHEESMYINKNPFALSQLFEMHERCSNCNTKYKIEPSFFYGSMYVSYGVGIAFAVAAFVISYFFIGSTLTVGFISIVTVMLIFYPIIVRISRNIWINLFINYDKSRAKP
- a CDS encoding ABC-F family ATP-binding cassette domain-containing protein, which codes for MLNIHNLSISFQGEFLFEDITFKLGNGDRIGLIGKNGAGKSTMLKILSKELEPDTGQIASDKELKIGFLKQDIDFVLGRTVLDESYQAFTEIKALEAQMDTINHQLAERTDYESEGYNQLMIDLNEVQHQYEIVGGYNYKGETEKILQGLGFKREQFNNLTDTFSGGWRMRIELAKLLLQNNDVLLLDEPTNHLDIESIIWLEGFLKNYFGAVVIVSHDKMFLDNVTNRTIEISLGRIYDYPKPYTKYLVLREELRTQQLASQKNQQKQIEQTEKLIEKFRAKASKATMAQSLIKKLDKIDRIEVDEDDNSVMTLNFPVSITPGKIVVETNGVSKNYGDNQVLSNIDLLIERDAKTAFVGQNGQGKSTLAKILVGDLKHDGHLKLGHNVQIGYFAQNQAEYLDGSKTVLDTMIDAANETNRSKVRDILGSFLFRGDEAEKYVRVLSGGERNRLALAKLMLQPFNVLIMDEPTNHLDIKSKNVLKDALKRFEGTLILVSHDRDFLQGLTSTVYEFKDEKIKKYLGDVDYYLEQRQVENLREVEKRTVIKDAPKEKNKQSYEDQKKLKSLNNKLSNTESKINQLEKEIKEIDVELATNYDIAVAKENFFANYQKKKKELERLMEKWEEITLELEDYA